In the genome of Paenibacillus pabuli, the window GGTCAAAGAACCAGCCAATGACCTAGTCTGATCTGATTACTCTAAAAGTGCTTTCCTCACTGTACTGCCCTCATTATTTTTTTACGATATGGCAGCGTAACAGTGAAGGGGACGGAATCGATTCTGAAGAAGCGTAGCGTTCGCGTTTGCAAACAAATTTTATTGGAGGTGAATCCCTCAACCTGAGGGAAATCATTGGACGGAATAATAGCCTTAAACTTATTTTTAGTAGCCGTATTTATAGGGCTGACCGCCTTTTTCGTTGGAGCGGAATTTGCAATTCTGAAAGTACGGATGTCCCGAATAGACCAGTTGATCCTGGAAGGAAACAAAAAAGCGGTATTAGCCAAAAAAGTGGCTCACAATCTGGATTATTATCTATCTGCGTGTCAATTGGGTATCACGATCACGGCCTTGGTATTGGGTGCGTTGGGTGAACCCACTGTTGAGAAAATGCTGCATCCGCTGTTTGAGCGACTTGAGGTGCCAGCCGCTTTATCCACGGTATTGTCGTACGGTATTGCGTTGGCAATCATCACGTTCCTGCATGTGGTTATCGGTGAATTGGCACCCAAAACACTGGCGATCCAGTTTGCAGAGAAGATGACGCTATTGCTTGCACCACCGCTGTACTGGTTTGGTAAGATCATGAATCCGTTCATCTACGCCCTAAATGGGGCTGCACGTCTATTGCTTGGCATCTTTGGTATAAAACCGGCTGGTCACGATACGGTCCACTCCGAAGAGGAACTGAAGCTGATTATGGCGCAGAGTTATGAGAGTGGAGAAATTAATCAGACAGAGCTCGACTACCTGAAGAACATTTTTGCTTTTGATGAGCGTTTGCTTCAGGAGATTATGATCCGTAAAGAAAAAATTGTTACGCTGGACAAAGAAATGCCCTTAGATCGTATGATCGAGGTTTTTAAGCAGCATGGATACACACGTTTCCCTGTAATCGAAAAGGGAAATCAGGATCATTTCGTTGGATTTATTCATACAAAGGAAATGCTCACGGGTGTTGCTGCAGGCCGGGCGTTCAACATGGATACATTTGTACATGACATGTTGAAATTTTCGGAGTTATCACCGATTAAGGATGTTCTGGTCCAGATGCAGCAAAGTCGTTCCCATATCGCTGCAGTTCATAATGCGGAGGGGGCAACGGTTGGTCTGGTTACAATGGAGGATATCCTAGAAGAAATTGTTGGAGATATCAAGGATGAATATGATGGCAAAGATCTGGTACAACCGCCTAAGCGATTAAAATTGACCTAAAGTGTAATGTGAGTTTTTAAAGTCGAAGCTGTGTGGCGGTAATGGAATAAGATCCAAGGAAAACAGGTTTCCGAGTAATCGGGGCCTGTTTTTTGTCCATTTCAGTATACTTAAGCAGCATTTAAGCAGGTCAAAGGCTATTAGTATCTTAATTTTAAAACAAAAGCTTGCATATTGCTGTCCAATGGATTAATATAAATTTAAAGAATCTTAATTTAAAGATAAATAACAAAAAGCAATGCATAACAAACCGCTAAATAAAACAATGATATCAATAAAAACCAAGGGAGTGTAGATTATGTTCAGAACTTCAGGAATCCATCACGTTACGGCCTTTGTAGATGATGCACAGAAAAATGTTGATTTTTACGCAGGTGTATTGGCACTAAGATTGGTGAAAAAAACAATTAACTTCGATGCACCGGATGTGTACCATCTGTATTATGGCAATGAGGATGGGGCACCGGGTACGATTATCACCTTCTTCCCACAGCAGAATGCCAGAAGAGGTGTAATCGGATCCGGACAGACCGGGGTAACCGTATATGCGATTCCGGTGGGCAGTCTGCCATTCTGGAAAGAGCGTCTGACATCCTTCAATATTCCGTTTGAAAATAAAACAAGATTTGGAGAGCAGTACATTCGCTTCTTCGACAAAGGCGGTCTCTTGCTCGAATTGGTCGAGCGTGAAGGAGGTCAGCCAAGCCAGTGGGCATTTAACGGTGTACCGTCGGAACATGCCATCAAAGGTTTTGGTGGAGCTGTATTATTCAGCCATGTACCTGACAAAACATCGGATGTGCTGACAACAATGCTCGGTCTGGAGCAGGTAGGAGAAGAGGATGGAATCATTCGCCTGCAAGCGAGTGGTGATATTGGCCAACTGATCGACATTCAATCGACTGGAATTCAGCGAGGAATTGGCGGAGCAGGCACGGTTCACCATATCGCATGGCGTGCAAAAGATTATGTCGAGCATGAACAAATGCAGCAGGAGCTGCAAAATGCGGGATATCATCCAACTCCGGTCATTGACCGTCAGTACTTTAACGCTGTGTATTTCCGGGAACCGGGCGGTATTCTGTTTGAACTTGCGACAGATCCTCCAGGATTTGCACGGGATGAACCACAAGAGAGCATGGGTGAGAAACTGATGCTGCCTGAATGGTATGAACCACAGCGTGAGCAGATTGAACAGCTGCTGCCACCTATTCAAGTACGTGAATGGAAAGGAGATTCCAAATCATGACAACCAATACAATGAAACATATTTATAAAGCAGGTTCTCAGCCAGAGGCACCCACACTTTTGTTGCTGCACGGGACAGGTGGAACGGAGAATGATCTGGTAGGTCTGGCCGAGATGATCGCACCAGGAGCAGGTATTCTGGGGGTGCGTGGTAACGTCTCCGAGAATGGAATGCCCCGTTTCTTCCGTCGTTTGGCGGAAGGGGTGTTCGACGAAGAGGATCTCATTGCACGGACAGCGGAATTGGGTTCTTTTGTGGATGCCGCTGCTGTGGAGTATGGCTTTGATCGTGGCAATGTCTTTGCACTGGGCTATTCCAACGGAGCAAACATCGCGGCAAGTCTGATTTTCCATCAGGCTGACGTATTTAAAGGAGCGATCCTGCACCATCCGATGGTACCGCTTCGCGGTTTGGAATTGCCGGACCTGAAAGGACTGCCTGTATTTATCGGAGCAGGAGAGAACGATCCAATTGTGCCGAAACGGGAGACGGATGAATTAGCTTCTCTGCTAAGTGGAGCAGGTGCCGATGTACATCTGCACTGGGAGCGTCAGGGGCATCAACTGACTCGTACCGAGGCGGAAGCTGCTGCGGCTTGGTTTAAGACTCAGGCCTGATTAGTTGGTAGAGTATGACTGAAGTAAATTTGGCACACTGCTCATACAATCTGTTTAATTGCCCGATCCTTGAATGGATCGGGTTTTTTGATCTGCTTTACGGGAGAAAGCGTCGATATGAAAAATGAGGAGGCCTACAAATCTGACACTATGCCTTGTCCTAAAGAGTGGAATAATCTATAATCAAGTAATTGATAATCATTTTCAATTAGATTCGGTTTGCTATGACATGTGTGTAATTAGGAGGGAAAGATGAAGCCTAATCATAGATCACATTCTTTTGGTTCAAGTGCATTTATTCAGACTCGCGATGGTCGCAAGTTACATTATATGTCCAGAGGAGCAGGGGATCTGACCGTTGTATTTGAGTCCGGTATGGGCCTCTCGCGATCGACGTGGGGGTTGGTAGCACCTGCAATTGCTGAACATGCGCGTGCCGTAGTATACGACAGGGCGGGTGCGGGACGAAGCGAATTCGATTCGGCTCCTCGCAATCTCCGCAGAATAGCAGAAGATCTTGACGATCTGCTGACTGGATTGGGGCCTGGTCCGTTTATATTGGTAGGGCACAGCTGGGGAGGACCCATTGTTCGTGCGGCAGCGGCCTCAAATTTGTCCAGTATCAGAGGCATTGTGCTGGTGGATCCATCAGACGAGCATTGTGAGCTCTATTTCTCCAAAGCCGCCAAAATAAATTTTGCCTTGAATCGTTATCTTATTCCATTCATGGCACGTACGGGGATATACAAGCTGCTAGGCAGGAGACCGGGAAGTGTGCAGCCTGATGATGTGGTCAGGGACCATCACGCGGAGGATTTCACTGTGCATGCTGCCAGGACCATGATTGCAGAATCGAAACCGTTTCTGGAAGACTTGGCGTCGCTGTTGGTTACTCCCCTCGATCTTGGTGATCTGGAAGTTAGCATCATCTCAGGTACGAAAACAGGCCTGGGAGAACGTAAAATAAGACCTGCTATTATCGAGGCACACCGCAAGACTGTGAGTACTTTAACAAATGCAAAATGGATCGGGGCCGATCAATCCAGCCATATGGTCATGTTTACAGACCCCCAGATTATTATTGATGAAATCGTGCGAATGGTAAATGATGCGAGCTCAGGCGCAAGAACAGAACAAAAGTGATACAATAAAAAGAAAAAGCAATGCTTGCATTGCCAACCAAGATAAGCGGAGTGTGGAGAAGAGATGAAACCAGTGGAACAGGAACCAACGGGAACTACCAATCCCGGTCGTGCCAGTGTTGGCATGGAGGATATTGTGCGTGCACATCATGTGCTGCGAGAAGTCATTGTAAGAACGCCGCTGCAGCGGGATGCTGTATTGTCTGCCAAATATAATTGTAATGTGTATCTTAAACGGGAAGACCTGCAGGTGGTGCGTTCGTTCAAAATTCGTGGAGCATATAACATGATTCGCAGTCTGACGCCGGCTGAACTGGAGAAGGGCATTGTCTGTGCAAGCGCGGGCAACCATGCGCAGGGAGTTGCTTTTTCCTGTAACGCGCTGGGCATCCATGGCAAAATCTTCATGCCGAGCACAACGCCTAACCAGAAGGTGAAACAGGTACGTCGATTTGGCGGAAGTAATGTTGAAGTTGTGCTGACAGGTGATACGTATGACGATGCTTATGAAGAAGCTATGCGTGCGTGCAATGAACAGGGCATGACGTTTATCCATCCATTCGACCAGCCGAAGATCATCGCGGGTAATGGTACGGTGGCGATGGAAATCATGGAGAGTCTGGATGAAAAAGCGGATTATGTATTCGTCACCATTGGTGGCGGCGGTCTGGCTGCGGGTGTAGGAACTTACATGAAGACGGTTAGCCCGGAAACCCGCATCATTGGCGTTGAACCACTTGGCGCAGCTTCCATGAGTGAGGCGATGTTCCGCAAGCAGGTTGTCACGTTGGATGATATTGATAAATTCGTGGATGGAGCTGCGGTGAAACGCGTTGGTGACCTGACCTTCGACATCTGTAGTGGAACGCTGGATGACATTGTGAAGGTGCCTGAAGGCAAAGCCTGCACCACCATTTTGGAGCTATATAATGAAAACGCAATAGTTGTGGAGCCTGCTGGTTCTCTGGCGGTTGCTGCCCTGGAGCAGTATCGCGAACAGATCGCGGGCAAAACGGTGGTCTGTGTAATCAGCGGTGGCAACAATGATATCGATCGGATGCAGGAAATCAAGGAACGTTCGTTGATCTACGAAGGTCTGAAATATTATTTCATGGTCAATTTCCCACAGCGTGCGGGAGCTTTGCGTGAATTCCTTGTGGAAGTATTGGGACCCAATGATGACATTGCCCGTTTTGAATATACGAAGAAGCACGATAAGGAAAATGGACCTGCCTTGGTGGGCATCGAGTTGATGTACAAGGAAGATTACCAGCCGCTGATTGAACGTATGAATCGTAAAGGCCTCGCGTATACCGAGCTGAACAAAAATCTTAATCTGTTCAACATGTTAATCTGATGAATAATTCCAATATGAAGTCGGACCGTAGTGAGTCACAGCCTCTGTTGAGACCTGCTCGCAAGGAAGATGCCACACAAGTGATTCCTTTGCTCTATCAGGCTATTGATGATATTGCCTATGCTCTTGCTGGTGAAGGGGATCATGAGAAAGCGATGCAAATTTTGCAGCAATTCTATCTGCAGGAAGACAATCGAATCAGCTACCGTAACGTAACGGTTATGGAGCAGGATGAGCAAGTCGCAGGAATACTGGTGGCTTATGATGGAGGCGAGGCAGATCGTCTGGATCAGCCGATTCTGGAGCGACCTGGTCGGAGTACAGATGAGAAATATACGTTGGTCAAAGAAACCCGTCCCGGGGAGTATTATCTGGATACTCTATCCGTAAGTGAAGCGTATCAGGGACAAGGCATCGGCAAGGCATTGATGGCTGCTTTTGAGCAGCGAGGCCAAGAGCTTGGTCACTCACAGGTATCCCTCATTGTTGAACGTGACAATGGCCGTGCCTTGATGTTGTACGAACGCCAGGGTTATACCAAGGATGAAGTGATTGTCATTGCTGGACATGAGTACAGCCACATGGTCAAACCAATTCTGTAGTCTTTCTGAGTTGGCCTGGACCAGTAAGATGCAATTCAACGATAGAATCAAAAAAAAGACCGACATGGGAGCGATCCTTGTCGGTCTTCTTTTGCGTTCTTTATATGCTTTAGGTGATTAATGTCATGAATCATTTAATAGCCGGCATCTGCCCCGGTTGGAACATTCAGCTGCAGCCATTTCTCCACCGCAGCTGTTTTCTCATAATTAGATTCCTTAACCACATCCATAAAGGCATTCAGTTTAGTGAGGAATTCACTATCGACGGATGCAAGACGCTGCAACACCCCGTTGTATCCTCTCTGGGCGTTCGCAACCATTTTGTTCGTTTCATAATCAAACAGTGGTGTGTTGTTTAGGCCATAAAAGGTATATAGGGTATAACTGTTCAACAGATTCTGCACCTGCTTGGCCCGGTTGGATTTCGGATAGAGTTCCAGGAATTTTTCCTGGCTGAGTGCTCGAAGGAGAATTTCCTGATAGCCAATGACCAGAGCTCCGTCATCCGCAGGCAAGTTTTTCGTTTCCTTCGTCATGATCATGATGTAGCTGGAGATATCTTCTGTAATATCAGAGGTATATTTTACAAATGCCGCATAATTCATGATGGGATAGAGGGCGCCTTCCAGCATGACGAGGCGATAGCCGCTGTCACGGGCTTCTTTTAACAGTGCACGCAGATCGGAATCCTGGGTACGCTCCATGAGTTTGGTGAAACTGTCGTTTGTTTGGTATGCCTTGAGCATTTTGTCCTGAACGTTAGGAACGAGCAAGCGGTCCGTCATGGAGGTTAAAGCCTTCAGCCGTGCATTCTCCAATTGAAGCGCCATCAGGGTGGCGTGATGCTTTGTTACTTTTTTGATATTGGATTCCAGATAGGTGTCAGCGGCGGGAAGACCGTTCTTTTTTTTGAGCATGGACTGAAAGGTTTTATATATGGCGGTTGAACTGCTGGTGGTTACTTTGGTATCCGGGCTCGAAGGGGCTGCGGCAGCGAGTTCAGGTGTAACTGCAGTTCCTGTGACGATTGCAGCAAGGGTAGCGACGGTGATGAAGAAACGAATCCCTTTGCGTTGGCTGGATAAATACGATGATGTCATCCGTGTGAACCTCCCGTAGTTATAGAGTGATAGGTTTTCATCTGCTAGTCACTTTACATTAAACGAATTTGGGAAGGATGTTGTTGCGGAATAATGACAAATTCTTCTGTTATTTTTAACCTTTGGAGGGTAGATGGCGTGGGGACATTTCTGCGAAAATATTTTTTGTGGGATTGGAAACTTTTACTCATGTTCATACGTCTTAGATGTGCACAGGAAATTACAGGAATAAAATGAAATTCAGCAACGATTACATTTCAACTTAAATAATGAAGAGAATGGGGATATTGGATATGAAGAAAGCAGGAGGACGTCAAGTGAAAAAGGTGATGTCAGCACTGGCCGTATCAGCCATGTTGATGTCTGCACTTCCAACGTCAGTTATGGATGCAGCTGCAAGAATCAGCATTTATATTAACGATGCGGAGCTCTCGTCCGCACAGGCACCTGTCATGAAAGGTGGACGTGTACTGGTTCCATTGCGCTCCATTTTTGAAGGATTAGATGCGACAGTAAAGTACACCAATAAAACTAAAACGATCACGGCGAACCGGGGAGATCAGGAAGTATCACTGAAACTGGGTTCCAAAACGGCTTACATTAACGGAGAAGCGGTAGCGCTGGATGTACCTGCAAATACCATCAAGGGAAACACAATGGTTCCGATTCGTTTTGTCAGTGAAGCTTTTGGGGAGAAAGTATTCTGGAATTCCCGTAATCAGCGGGTAGATATCAAAACAACGTCCACTCCTCCTGTGGATGAGACGAAATATGCAGCATGGAACATTTATGGTTCTGTATCCGGGAGTAATGGGGATGGCCGTGACCTGACTGTAAGCTTCACACGTCCGACATCTGAAAAGGCTGTATCCGCATATCGGATTATGCTGGTAAAAACGCGTGATGTGAACAGTTTCAATGAGTCTGCGGCAGCGGCAGTACCATCTAGTAATTACACTTCCATTTCTCCAAATGGCACCGATCCAAGATTGACATTGAATGCCCAGACACGTGACGTGAACGGGGATCTGTTGAATTCCAATGAAACCTATCGATTGTATGTACTTACGGTGGGGAACAGCAACAACAGCTACAAAAATCAGCTTGCCTGGTCTACCCAGTCCATAAAACTAAACAATGTGAAAACGACGGTGCAGCCTGTCACAGGCCTGCGGATCGCAGATATCAGCGACTACGGAGATGGACGTGATCTGGAAATTAACTTCACACAGCCGAGCACCACATCGAATATTACGTATTACCGTGCTTTTGTAGTTAAGGCGAAAGATGCTTCTTCATTCAATCTGACTACGGCCAATAATGTGTCCAGTTCCAATTCAACCATTATCTACAAAGGCAACAGCACAGCGGTTAAAACCCAGCTCAGTTCCTCGACCCGTGATACATCCGGGGAATTGATCAAAAACGGCACATCCTATGTCGTCTACATTGTATCCGTGAGTTCCAATGCGGCAATAGCAGACAATAAACTTTCCGCTGTATCCTCTTCACTCACGCTTGGCGTAAACACAGCAACGGCACCAGTTATCACATCAGTGAAAGATAATTCGGATTATGGAGACGGCCGTGACATTCAGGTGAGCTTCAACCGTTCATCCGATGAATCCAAAGTGGCTAGTTATCGAATTTTCGTGGTGCGGAACTCGGTATCCAGCAGCTTTAATCTGACTACGGCGAGCAATCTGTCTTCCAGCTTGTACTATACTGTGAACAAAACAGGCAACAACATTACAACCACGCTGCCATCATCTATGAAGGACACAAGCGGGTATAACGTAACGAATCTGCAAGACTACCGGATCTACGTTATGGCAGTGGGTAACCAGCAGAATAGTTATACCAATGCGCTGTCTTCCTCGTCGACGCTGTTGAGACTGACAACAAATAGCAATGCCGGAGTTGCAAGCAACATCGGGGTGGCTGATGTGAGTGATTACGGCGATGGTCGTGATCTCCGGGTTTCGTTTAATAGAGCATCGGATGAATCTAACGTTTCTGCGTATCGGGTATATGTGGTTCGTTCCGGCAATGCAGGCAGCTTCACACTGAGCGCGGCTAACGCATCGAACAATTATTATCAGGTGAACAAGACGGGTGGAAATCAGTCATTTACTCTTCCGAGCAATACGGTGGATACTAACGGTTACACAGTTTCCAATAACAATAACTATCGCGTGTTTGTCCTGTCGGTAAGCACAAGCGGGAACTCCAGCCAGAACGCGTTGTCCTCGTATTCTTCACAAATTACGCTGACAGCCAATGCAGCTGTGACTGCACCGAGCAATGTGGTGGCAACGGATATTGGGGATAACGGCAATGGTAGTGATCTGCGTGTGACATTCAATCGTTCGACAGATGAGACGAATGTGAGTCACTATCGGGTGTTTGTGGTGAAATCGACAAATACGAGCTTTAATCTGACATCTGCGAACTCAGTTAGCAGTGCGAATTATAAGTATGTAAGCAAAAATGGAAACAACCAGACTGTTAATTTTACAAATGAGAAAACCGTGGACGGCAGTGATATTGTGAATGGTGTGGGCTATCGTGTGTATGTCATGGCAGTGAATAACAACGCTTCTCTTGCCAATGCATTGTCTTCAGGCTCGGGAGTAATCACATTGACTTCCAATACGGCTGTAGCCGCAGTGAGTAATGTAAGTGCAACTGCGAAAAACCAAGGACAAGCGGGAGATGCTTCGGATGTATCTATAAGCTTCGACAAGGCATCTAGTGAAAATGGGATTTCGGGTTACAAAGCTTTTATTGTTCCAGAAAGCCAAGTGAGCACTTTCGATACGACTTCTGCTCTGGGAATTAATTACTTTGTTACAATTCCAAAAAATACTTCGGGTAATCAAATCAGATTGAATACTGGTCATCGAGATATCAATAATGAAGTACTTGTTCCGGGGAAGAAATACAGAATATTTGTGTTATCCGTTTCCGACAGCAGTTCGCGTTCCTCAAATCTATCGACCTTTTCTAATGAGTTTAGTGTACTCCCTAAACCAGCGGAACCTGTTACAGTTTTGGCAGCAACAAATGTGACTGCATCACAGAATACCTCAGTTGTTGGGGCTGCAATTGATTTGACTTTCGATAAACCTCAAGATTTGAAGGGTGTTTCAAGCTACGCAATATATGTAGTGAAATCAACACCTAATACAAAATTTGATCTTGCCGCTGCAAACGCAAAAACACCAACTGCATCTTTGGATGCATCAGATGCATCATCAATAAGGATTGATTCTTCTAAAAAGGACAGTGATGGAGTAAATATTGCACTGGGTGAAACGTATAACGTGTATATTCTTTCTGTAGCTAACCAGAAGGATGCTACAATTAATGCTCTATCTAGTGCCTCAAATTCTGTAACACTTAAAGCACTAGATACTGCACCTGTTCAGACTACAGAACCAACTACAGTAGTAACGCCAGAATCAATCTAAATTATGTAATTTTAAAAAGCTCCTTACTTCTAATGAAGTGCACCCCTTAGAATAGACATTGGAAAAACCCCTGGGTTTAGCCGATGAAATTCTAGGGGGTGCATTTTTATGACGATTAAAGGACAAAAGTTTAAAACGTATTCAGAGAAGTTAAAAAAAGAGGCTATTCGTTTGCATACGGTTGAGGGGTGGACTTACCGAAAGATAAATGAACATTTGGGAATTCATGACCCGGGACGAATGAAGCGCTGGATGCGAAAACACCGGGAACAAGGCGAGTTTGGACTGTTGGATCAACGAGGTCGCCGAAAAGAATACATGGATCAAGACCGCTATGTGCAAAACCTGAAACGGGAGAATGAGTTGCTAAAAAAGTGCTTGGTAACCTGGAAGGAGGAAGCAAACAAGAAAGATTTCAGATCATGGAAAAAGTAGCGGCATACGGTGATATCCAGAAACTATGCCATGTGTTTGGCGTGTCCCGGAGTGGGTTTTATGCCTATGTAAAACGTAAACGAATCGATCGCGATGCAAAGGCGAAGAAGCAGGTGCTTCAAACGTATCAACGATATGAAGGCAAATATGGTTATCGACAGCTCCAGTTGTTCCTTTGGCAAGATCAAGGGATTTGGATGAACCACAAAAAGGTGCTCCGCCTGATGCAAATGCTCGGTATTCAAGCCAGAATTCGTCGTAAACGACGCTCCAGCAGCTCGTATGCACCTGCGCAGCGTGTAGCAGAGAACCTGTTGAAGCGAGATTTCAGTGCAGAAAAACCGAATCAGAAATGGGTAACGGACATTACCCAGTATCGTGTGGGAGAGCGCTGGATATATCTTTCAGCCATAAAGGATCTGTTTAATAACGAGATTGTGGCTTACGAAATGGGCGAACGTAACGACAATGATCTCGTGCTCCGCACATTCAGCAAAGCGTTTGCGAAGCAAAAAAACGTGACCGGACTGGTCGTTCACAGCGACCAGGGGTTCCAGTACACGTCTCATGCTTACCACGACATGCTGCCAAAGGTTGGCGCCCGAATCAGCATGTCTCGCCGAGGGAATTGTTATGACAATGCCTCGATGGAGAGTTTCTTCTCGCATCTCAAAACGGAAGGACTCTATCCTTATCATATCCGAACGCTTACCGAAGCACAAAGCAAAATTGAAAAATATATCCGTTTTTACAACCGAAAACGGCCACAACGGAAACTAAAGAAACTGACGCCGGTAGAGTACCGACGCCAGTTTGCAGCCTAGGGTCTTTTTATAATGTCTACTAAATGGGGTCTTGACCATAAC includes:
- a CDS encoding copper amine oxidase N-terminal domain-containing protein, which gives rise to MKKAGGRQVKKVMSALAVSAMLMSALPTSVMDAAARISIYINDAELSSAQAPVMKGGRVLVPLRSIFEGLDATVKYTNKTKTITANRGDQEVSLKLGSKTAYINGEAVALDVPANTIKGNTMVPIRFVSEAFGEKVFWNSRNQRVDIKTTSTPPVDETKYAAWNIYGSVSGSNGDGRDLTVSFTRPTSEKAVSAYRIMLVKTRDVNSFNESAAAAVPSSNYTSISPNGTDPRLTLNAQTRDVNGDLLNSNETYRLYVLTVGNSNNSYKNQLAWSTQSIKLNNVKTTVQPVTGLRIADISDYGDGRDLEINFTQPSTTSNITYYRAFVVKAKDASSFNLTTANNVSSSNSTIIYKGNSTAVKTQLSSSTRDTSGELIKNGTSYVVYIVSVSSNAAIADNKLSAVSSSLTLGVNTATAPVITSVKDNSDYGDGRDIQVSFNRSSDESKVASYRIFVVRNSVSSSFNLTTASNLSSSLYYTVNKTGNNITTTLPSSMKDTSGYNVTNLQDYRIYVMAVGNQQNSYTNALSSSSTLLRLTTNSNAGVASNIGVADVSDYGDGRDLRVSFNRASDESNVSAYRVYVVRSGNAGSFTLSAANASNNYYQVNKTGGNQSFTLPSNTVDTNGYTVSNNNNYRVFVLSVSTSGNSSQNALSSYSSQITLTANAAVTAPSNVVATDIGDNGNGSDLRVTFNRSTDETNVSHYRVFVVKSTNTSFNLTSANSVSSANYKYVSKNGNNQTVNFTNEKTVDGSDIVNGVGYRVYVMAVNNNASLANALSSGSGVITLTSNTAVAAVSNVSATAKNQGQAGDASDVSISFDKASSENGISGYKAFIVPESQVSTFDTTSALGINYFVTIPKNTSGNQIRLNTGHRDINNEVLVPGKKYRIFVLSVSDSSSRSSNLSTFSNEFSVLPKPAEPVTVLAATNVTASQNTSVVGAAIDLTFDKPQDLKGVSSYAIYVVKSTPNTKFDLAAANAKTPTASLDASDASSIRIDSSKKDSDGVNIALGETYNVYILSVANQKDATINALSSASNSVTLKALDTAPVQTTEPTTVVTPESI
- a CDS encoding GNAT family N-acetyltransferase yields the protein MKSDRSESQPLLRPARKEDATQVIPLLYQAIDDIAYALAGEGDHEKAMQILQQFYLQEDNRISYRNVTVMEQDEQVAGILVAYDGGEADRLDQPILERPGRSTDEKYTLVKETRPGEYYLDTLSVSEAYQGQGIGKALMAAFEQRGQELGHSQVSLIVERDNGRALMLYERQGYTKDEVIVIAGHEYSHMVKPIL
- a CDS encoding alpha/beta fold hydrolase, with the translated sequence MKPNHRSHSFGSSAFIQTRDGRKLHYMSRGAGDLTVVFESGMGLSRSTWGLVAPAIAEHARAVVYDRAGAGRSEFDSAPRNLRRIAEDLDDLLTGLGPGPFILVGHSWGGPIVRAAAASNLSSIRGIVLVDPSDEHCELYFSKAAKINFALNRYLIPFMARTGIYKLLGRRPGSVQPDDVVRDHHAEDFTVHAARTMIAESKPFLEDLASLLVTPLDLGDLEVSIISGTKTGLGERKIRPAIIEAHRKTVSTLTNAKWIGADQSSHMVMFTDPQIIIDEIVRMVNDASSGARTEQK
- a CDS encoding hemolysin family protein, which encodes MDGIIALNLFLVAVFIGLTAFFVGAEFAILKVRMSRIDQLILEGNKKAVLAKKVAHNLDYYLSACQLGITITALVLGALGEPTVEKMLHPLFERLEVPAALSTVLSYGIALAIITFLHVVIGELAPKTLAIQFAEKMTLLLAPPLYWFGKIMNPFIYALNGAARLLLGIFGIKPAGHDTVHSEEELKLIMAQSYESGEINQTELDYLKNIFAFDERLLQEIMIRKEKIVTLDKEMPLDRMIEVFKQHGYTRFPVIEKGNQDHFVGFIHTKEMLTGVAAGRAFNMDTFVHDMLKFSELSPIKDVLVQMQQSRSHIAAVHNAEGATVGLVTMEDILEEIVGDIKDEYDGKDLVQPPKRLKLT
- a CDS encoding IS3 family transposase; this encodes MEKVAAYGDIQKLCHVFGVSRSGFYAYVKRKRIDRDAKAKKQVLQTYQRYEGKYGYRQLQLFLWQDQGIWMNHKKVLRLMQMLGIQARIRRKRRSSSSYAPAQRVAENLLKRDFSAEKPNQKWVTDITQYRVGERWIYLSAIKDLFNNEIVAYEMGERNDNDLVLRTFSKAFAKQKNVTGLVVHSDQGFQYTSHAYHDMLPKVGARISMSRRGNCYDNASMESFFSHLKTEGLYPYHIRTLTEAQSKIEKYIRFYNRKRPQRKLKKLTPVEYRRQFAA
- the ilvA gene encoding threonine ammonia-lyase IlvA, giving the protein MKPVEQEPTGTTNPGRASVGMEDIVRAHHVLREVIVRTPLQRDAVLSAKYNCNVYLKREDLQVVRSFKIRGAYNMIRSLTPAELEKGIVCASAGNHAQGVAFSCNALGIHGKIFMPSTTPNQKVKQVRRFGGSNVEVVLTGDTYDDAYEEAMRACNEQGMTFIHPFDQPKIIAGNGTVAMEIMESLDEKADYVFVTIGGGGLAAGVGTYMKTVSPETRIIGVEPLGAASMSEAMFRKQVVTLDDIDKFVDGAAVKRVGDLTFDICSGTLDDIVKVPEGKACTTILELYNENAIVVEPAGSLAVAALEQYREQIAGKTVVCVISGGNNDIDRMQEIKERSLIYEGLKYYFMVNFPQRAGALREFLVEVLGPNDDIARFEYTKKHDKENGPALVGIELMYKEDYQPLIERMNRKGLAYTELNKNLNLFNMLI
- a CDS encoding ring-cleaving dioxygenase, with the protein product MMFRTSGIHHVTAFVDDAQKNVDFYAGVLALRLVKKTINFDAPDVYHLYYGNEDGAPGTIITFFPQQNARRGVIGSGQTGVTVYAIPVGSLPFWKERLTSFNIPFENKTRFGEQYIRFFDKGGLLLELVEREGGQPSQWAFNGVPSEHAIKGFGGAVLFSHVPDKTSDVLTTMLGLEQVGEEDGIIRLQASGDIGQLIDIQSTGIQRGIGGAGTVHHIAWRAKDYVEHEQMQQELQNAGYHPTPVIDRQYFNAVYFREPGGILFELATDPPGFARDEPQESMGEKLMLPEWYEPQREQIEQLLPPIQVREWKGDSKS
- a CDS encoding alpha/beta hydrolase, with the translated sequence MKHIYKAGSQPEAPTLLLLHGTGGTENDLVGLAEMIAPGAGILGVRGNVSENGMPRFFRRLAEGVFDEEDLIARTAELGSFVDAAAVEYGFDRGNVFALGYSNGANIAASLIFHQADVFKGAILHHPMVPLRGLELPDLKGLPVFIGAGENDPIVPKRETDELASLLSGAGADVHLHWERQGHQLTRTEAEAAAAWFKTQA
- a CDS encoding transposase translates to MTIKGQKFKTYSEKLKKEAIRLHTVEGWTYRKINEHLGIHDPGRMKRWMRKHREQGEFGLLDQRGRRKEYMDQDRYVQNLKRENELLKKCLVTWKEEANKKDFRSWKK